Proteins from one Syngnathus scovelli strain Florida chromosome 17, RoL_Ssco_1.2, whole genome shotgun sequence genomic window:
- the LOC125984633 gene encoding uncharacterized protein DDB_G0286299 isoform X2 has protein sequence MKGLLVAAQVLEEHVSQAEMPNVSLNLQDIYKGWMKWCLHNQHAERPADGCNVPIKPEPEGGADESPAKYNNTDAEGLHASKTEGVERSNGHDDNGCHSPQPEDKERAQQEQQPEVGIDVQLESRANQTEATPLQANDCSDDEAQESTTGLKDGQETFCAMNVPPPADANVTTEQDEEEVAKMELSDDTAQSEQDNNQTGTPESTDHDKMAAEKPEHVDVAITLNIVDVGKSDVCLAEEAATPKKKKKRKKRTKTAPEEAPETRQEDQAKKTKKGKKRSKEEDEKEEKKEPEVEDVVLPPLEKKRKKRRKEEEEEGEEEGEGQGNKDVQCDEEAAGGDADPQKELQVKGGADPQLSTQKRRRRRGRRARKQTQQQRDASEEDRTPQSSKLDLADKTTTRPQENHSLTSAANDEIEASEEKVEGAREVKSKKKRKKKRSVHEAAIEESRNGENADDSPEVKKKMMEEEEEEEEAAQSHKTPLHGDSLRKKKKKKKKVKSEMQKDQDAELA, from the exons ATGAAAGGCTTGCTGGTCGCCGCTCAAGTGCTGGAGGAACATGTTAGCCAG GCGGAGATGCCGAACGTGAGCTTGAACCTACAAGACATCTACAAAGGATGGATGAA GTGGTGCTTGCATAACCAGCATGCCGAGCGGCCGGCCGACGGCTGCAATGTGCCCATTAAACCTGAACCTGAAGGTGGCGCTGACGAGAGCCCCGCCAAATACAACAACACAGATGCTGAAGGGCTGCACG cCTCCAAGACAGAAGGCGTGGAACGCTCCAATGGACATGATGACAATGGCTGCCACTCACCTCAACCTGAAGACAAAGAACGAGCACAACAAGAG CAGCAGCCAGAAGTCGGCATCGATGTCCAGTTGGAGTCACGTGCCAATCAAACCGAGGCTACGCCCTTGCAAGCCAACGATTGCTCGGACGACGAGGCGCAGGAAAGTACAACTGGCTTGAAAGATGGGCAAGAAACGTTTTGCGCCATGAACGTCCCGCCGCCTGCAG ATGCTAATGTCACGACAGAACAGGATGAAGAGGAGGTCGCCAAG ATGGAGCTCAGTGATGACACCGCCCAGTCGGAGCAGGACAACAACCAGACAGGGACGCCGGAGTCTACCGATCACG ACAAGATGGCGGCGGAGAAGCCAGAGCACGTGGATGTCGCCATCACTCTTAACATTGTTGACGTTGGCAAAAGTGACGTTTGTCTCGCCGAAGAAGCAGCAActcccaagaagaagaagaagagaaagaaGAGGACTAAAACAGCACCTGAGGAGGCTCCGGAGACAAGGCAGGAAGAtcaggcaaaaaaaacaaagaaaggcaAGAAGAGAAGTAAGGAGGAAGATGAAAAGGAGGAAAAGAAGGAACCAGAGGTGGAGGATGTTGTGCTTCCACCGCTggagaagaagagaaaaaagaggaggaaggaggaagaggaggagggagaggaggagggagagggTCAAGGCAACAAAGATGTGCAGTGTGACGAAGAAGCAGCAGGGGGCGATGCAGACCCACAAAAGGAGCTGCAAGTGAAAG GTGGCGCCGACCCTCAACTCTCCACCCAGAAGCGACGTCGACGACGCGGGAGGCGAGCCCGGAAGCAGACGCAACAGCAGCGGGACGCAAGTGAGGAAGACCGAACTCCTCAATCCTCCAAACTGGACCTGGCTGACAAGACCACCACGAGACCTCAAGAGAACCACTCTCTGACCAGCGCCGCCAACGATGAGATAGAAGCCAGTGAGGAGAAGGTTGAAGGTGCTAGGGAGGTCAAGAGCAAgaagaaaaggaagaagaagaggtcaGTCCATGAGGCAGCAATTGAAGAAAGCAGAAATGGCGAGAACGCTGACGACTCACCAGAggtgaaaaaaaagatgatggaggaggaggaggaggaggaggaagctgcCCAAAGTCACAAAACTCCTCTTCATGGCGACTCACTCCGCAAGAAAAAGA agaagaagaagaaggtgaaGAGCGAAATGCAGAAGGACCAAGACGCTGAACTCGCG TGA
- the LOC125984633 gene encoding uncharacterized protein DDB_G0286299 isoform X1, with amino-acid sequence MSCEEDSSLLFLIVEHLKMKGLLVAAQVLEEHVSQAEMPNVSLNLQDIYKGWMKWCLHNQHAERPADGCNVPIKPEPEGGADESPAKYNNTDAEGLHASKTEGVERSNGHDDNGCHSPQPEDKERAQQEQQPEVGIDVQLESRANQTEATPLQANDCSDDEAQESTTGLKDGQETFCAMNVPPPADANVTTEQDEEEVAKMELSDDTAQSEQDNNQTGTPESTDHDKMAAEKPEHVDVAITLNIVDVGKSDVCLAEEAATPKKKKKRKKRTKTAPEEAPETRQEDQAKKTKKGKKRSKEEDEKEEKKEPEVEDVVLPPLEKKRKKRRKEEEEEGEEEGEGQGNKDVQCDEEAAGGDADPQKELQVKGGADPQLSTQKRRRRRGRRARKQTQQQRDASEEDRTPQSSKLDLADKTTTRPQENHSLTSAANDEIEASEEKVEGAREVKSKKKRKKKRSVHEAAIEESRNGENADDSPEVKKKMMEEEEEEEEAAQSHKTPLHGDSLRKKKKKKKKVKSEMQKDQDAELA; translated from the exons ATGTCGTGCGAGGAAGACTCATCGCTGCTTTTTCTCATCGTAGAACATTTAAAGATGAAAGGCTTGCTGGTCGCCGCTCAAGTGCTGGAGGAACATGTTAGCCAG GCGGAGATGCCGAACGTGAGCTTGAACCTACAAGACATCTACAAAGGATGGATGAA GTGGTGCTTGCATAACCAGCATGCCGAGCGGCCGGCCGACGGCTGCAATGTGCCCATTAAACCTGAACCTGAAGGTGGCGCTGACGAGAGCCCCGCCAAATACAACAACACAGATGCTGAAGGGCTGCACG cCTCCAAGACAGAAGGCGTGGAACGCTCCAATGGACATGATGACAATGGCTGCCACTCACCTCAACCTGAAGACAAAGAACGAGCACAACAAGAG CAGCAGCCAGAAGTCGGCATCGATGTCCAGTTGGAGTCACGTGCCAATCAAACCGAGGCTACGCCCTTGCAAGCCAACGATTGCTCGGACGACGAGGCGCAGGAAAGTACAACTGGCTTGAAAGATGGGCAAGAAACGTTTTGCGCCATGAACGTCCCGCCGCCTGCAG ATGCTAATGTCACGACAGAACAGGATGAAGAGGAGGTCGCCAAG ATGGAGCTCAGTGATGACACCGCCCAGTCGGAGCAGGACAACAACCAGACAGGGACGCCGGAGTCTACCGATCACG ACAAGATGGCGGCGGAGAAGCCAGAGCACGTGGATGTCGCCATCACTCTTAACATTGTTGACGTTGGCAAAAGTGACGTTTGTCTCGCCGAAGAAGCAGCAActcccaagaagaagaagaagagaaagaaGAGGACTAAAACAGCACCTGAGGAGGCTCCGGAGACAAGGCAGGAAGAtcaggcaaaaaaaacaaagaaaggcaAGAAGAGAAGTAAGGAGGAAGATGAAAAGGAGGAAAAGAAGGAACCAGAGGTGGAGGATGTTGTGCTTCCACCGCTggagaagaagagaaaaaagaggaggaaggaggaagaggaggagggagaggaggagggagagggTCAAGGCAACAAAGATGTGCAGTGTGACGAAGAAGCAGCAGGGGGCGATGCAGACCCACAAAAGGAGCTGCAAGTGAAAG GTGGCGCCGACCCTCAACTCTCCACCCAGAAGCGACGTCGACGACGCGGGAGGCGAGCCCGGAAGCAGACGCAACAGCAGCGGGACGCAAGTGAGGAAGACCGAACTCCTCAATCCTCCAAACTGGACCTGGCTGACAAGACCACCACGAGACCTCAAGAGAACCACTCTCTGACCAGCGCCGCCAACGATGAGATAGAAGCCAGTGAGGAGAAGGTTGAAGGTGCTAGGGAGGTCAAGAGCAAgaagaaaaggaagaagaagaggtcaGTCCATGAGGCAGCAATTGAAGAAAGCAGAAATGGCGAGAACGCTGACGACTCACCAGAggtgaaaaaaaagatgatggaggaggaggaggaggaggaggaagctgcCCAAAGTCACAAAACTCCTCTTCATGGCGACTCACTCCGCAAGAAAAAGA agaagaagaagaaggtgaaGAGCGAAATGCAGAAGGACCAAGACGCTGAACTCGCG TGA
- the LOC125984631 gene encoding arylsulfatase I isoform X1: MRATSITSLLLILCVIRLHRSHCHIWEEQRYEDTVDTDKVENDTPAAKGSRKQPHIIFILIDDQGFNDIGYHNPSIKTPTLDKLAAEGVKLENYYVQPICTPSRSQLLTGRYQIHTGLQHSIIRPSQPSCLPPNMDTLPQRLRQAGYATHMVGKWHLGFYTKACLPTRKGFDSFFGSLTGSVDYYSYGSCDGPGVCGYDLHDNESVAWGHQGKYSTTLFTQRARKILQSHNPARQPIFLLLSLQAVHTPLQPPKSYIYPYRGMADVARRKFAAMVSTVDEAVRNVTYALRKSGLYRNSVIVYSTDNGAQPFTGGSNWPLRGRKGTYWEGGIRGVGFVHSPLLRRRRRVSNALLHITDWFPTLLALAGGNVSESQGLDGFDAWAAISEGKESPRQEILHNIDPLHKAPALHGDAEDALLEGFHKPNKRKKQNKKKKLLKQRPKQKSAFRSSKSKGTKKLYSEVKGHPDCFIVRATRMKENTSKPKSRRMACPEHNLSWTESKVRSRLKAKRSSQPTPHASPEYAIPPDGTNESPAWDTSVQAAIRVGDWKLLTGDPGHGEWVPPQVLPTLAGRWWNLERASPSHRSQNSSEGVKSVWLFNISADPYERHDLSHQRPEVVRYLLTRLVHYNRTAVPVHFPPDDPRAHPDRHDDAWVPWIDRDQDQDQGKMYHQKVWQKIRKKKQNKCRLCKLKAFFLKLNTGIMSSRI; the protein is encoded by the exons ATGCGGGCGACCTCCATCACATCGCTGCTCCTGATACTTTGTGTTATACGCCTGCACCGCAGCCACTGCCATATTTGGGAAGAGCAGCGATACGAAGACACCGTCGACACCGACAAAGTCGAAAATGACACGCCGGCGGCCAAAGGAAGCAGGAAGCAGCCGCACATCATTTTCATTCTCATCGATGATCAG GGCTTCAACGACATCGGCTACCACAACCCCAGCATCAAGACGCCCACGTTGGACAAGTTGGCGGCGGAGGGCGTCAAGCTGGAGAACTACTACGTCCAGCCCATCTGCACGCCCTCGCGCAGCCAACTCCTCACTGGCAG GTACCAGATCCACACAGGTCTCCAGCACTCCATCATCAGGCCGAGCCAGCCCAGCTGCCTCCCCCCCAACATGGACACGCTCCCCCAGAGGCTGCGCCAGGCCGGCTACGCTACGCACATGGTGGGCAAGTGGCATCTCGGATTCTACAC GAAGGCGTGCCTGCCTACCAGGAAAGGCTTCGACTCCTTCTTTGGATCCTTGACAGGAAGTGTTGACTACTACAG TTATGGGTCGTGCGACGGCCCCGGCGTGTGCGGGTACGACCTCCACGACAACGAGAGCGTTGCCTGGGGTCACCAGGGCAAGTACTCCACCACGCTCTTCACGCAGCGAGCTCGTAAGATACTCCAGAGTCACAATCCCGCCCGGCAACCGATATTCCTGCTCCTCTCCCTGCAG GCGGTGCACACGCCGTTGCAGCCGCCCAAGTCGTACATCTACCCGTACCGCGGCATGGCCGACGTGGCGCGGAGGAAGTTTGCCGCTATGGTGTCGACGGTCGACGAGGCGGTGCGCAATGTCACCTATGCGCTGCGCAAGTCGGGCCTGTACCGCAACAGCGTCATCGTCTACTCCACTGACAATGGGGCCCAGCCCTTCACTGGCGGGAGCAACTGGCCGCTCCGGGGACGAAAG GGGACGTACTGGGAGGGAGGCATCCGCGGCGTAGGGTTTGTGCACAGCCCATTGCTGCGGCGACGGAGGCGTGTGTCCAACGCTCTCCTGCACATCACCGACTGGTTCCCCACCCTGCTGGCCCTTGCCGGAGGAAACGTCAGCGAG AGCCAAGGCCTGGACGGGTTTGACGCCTGGGCCGCCATCAGCGAAGGCAAAGAGTCTCCTCGCCAAGAGATCCTACACAACATCGACCCGCTGCACAAGGCCCCCGCGCTGCACGGAGACGCAG AAGACGCTCTCTTAGAAGGGTTCCATAAGCCCAACAAGAGaaagaagcaaaataaaaagaagaaacTTCTCAAGCAGCGCCCCAAACAAAAGTCTGCATTCAGATCATCAAAGTCTAAAGGCACAAAGAAGTTATATtctgaggtcaaaggtcacccaGACTGCTTCATCGTTCGAGCGACCCGCATGAAGGAAAACACATCAAAGCCCAAGTCTAGAAGGATGGCCTGTCCGGAACACAACCTATCATGGACCGAAAGCAAGGTCCGGTCTCGCCTCAAGGCCAAACGCTCTTCTCAGCCGACACCACACGCTTCACCCGAGTACGCGATCCCGCCCGACGGGACTAACGAGTCACCCGCGTGGGACACGTCGGTCCAGGCGGCCATCAGGGTCGGAGACTGGAAACTGCTCACCGGAGACCCCGGACACGGAGAGTGGGTCCCGCCGCAG GTCTTACCAACGCTGGCAGGTCGTTGGTGGAACCTAGAACGAGCATCTCCGTCGCACCGGAGCCAAAACAGCAGCGAGGGAGTTAAAAGCGTTTGGCTGTTCAACATTAGCGCCGACCCGTACGAGCGCCATGACCTTTCCCACCAGCGCCCTGAGGTGGTGCGCTACTTGCTGACCCGCCTCGTCCACTACAACCGCACTGCCGTGCCCGTCCACTTTCCGCCCGACGACCCGCGCGCCCACCCCGACCGGCACGACGATGCCTGGGTACCTTGGATTGACCGGGACCAAGACCAGGACCAAGGTAAGATGTACCACCAGAAGGTCTGGCAGAAGATCAGAAAGAAGAAACAGAACAAATGCCGACTGTGCAAGCTCAAGGCCTTCTTTCTGAAACTCAACACGGGAATCATGTCCAGTCGCATATGA
- the LOC125984631 gene encoding arylsulfatase I isoform X2: MRATSITSLLLILCVIRLHRSHCHIWEEQRYEDTVDTDKVENDTPAAKGSRKQPHIIFILIDDQGFNDIGYHNPSIKTPTLDKLAAEGVKLENYYVQPICTPSRSQLLTGRYQIHTGLQHSIIRPSQPSCLPPNMDTLPQRLRQAGYATHMVGKWHLGFYTKACLPTRKGFDSFFGSLTGSVDYYSYGSCDGPGVCGYDLHDNESVAWGHQGKYSTTLFTQRARKILQSHNPARQPIFLLLSLQAVHTPLQPPKSYIYPYRGMADVARRKFAAMVSTVDEAVRNVTYALRKSGLYRNSVIVYSTDNGAQPFTGGSNWPLRGRKGTYWEGGIRGVGFVHSPLLRRRRRVSNALLHITDWFPTLLALAGGNVSESQGLDGFDAWAAISEGKESPRQEILHNIDPLHKAPALHGDADALLEGFHKPNKRKKQNKKKKLLKQRPKQKSAFRSSKSKGTKKLYSEVKGHPDCFIVRATRMKENTSKPKSRRMACPEHNLSWTESKVRSRLKAKRSSQPTPHASPEYAIPPDGTNESPAWDTSVQAAIRVGDWKLLTGDPGHGEWVPPQVLPTLAGRWWNLERASPSHRSQNSSEGVKSVWLFNISADPYERHDLSHQRPEVVRYLLTRLVHYNRTAVPVHFPPDDPRAHPDRHDDAWVPWIDRDQDQDQGKMYHQKVWQKIRKKKQNKCRLCKLKAFFLKLNTGIMSSRI; this comes from the exons ATGCGGGCGACCTCCATCACATCGCTGCTCCTGATACTTTGTGTTATACGCCTGCACCGCAGCCACTGCCATATTTGGGAAGAGCAGCGATACGAAGACACCGTCGACACCGACAAAGTCGAAAATGACACGCCGGCGGCCAAAGGAAGCAGGAAGCAGCCGCACATCATTTTCATTCTCATCGATGATCAG GGCTTCAACGACATCGGCTACCACAACCCCAGCATCAAGACGCCCACGTTGGACAAGTTGGCGGCGGAGGGCGTCAAGCTGGAGAACTACTACGTCCAGCCCATCTGCACGCCCTCGCGCAGCCAACTCCTCACTGGCAG GTACCAGATCCACACAGGTCTCCAGCACTCCATCATCAGGCCGAGCCAGCCCAGCTGCCTCCCCCCCAACATGGACACGCTCCCCCAGAGGCTGCGCCAGGCCGGCTACGCTACGCACATGGTGGGCAAGTGGCATCTCGGATTCTACAC GAAGGCGTGCCTGCCTACCAGGAAAGGCTTCGACTCCTTCTTTGGATCCTTGACAGGAAGTGTTGACTACTACAG TTATGGGTCGTGCGACGGCCCCGGCGTGTGCGGGTACGACCTCCACGACAACGAGAGCGTTGCCTGGGGTCACCAGGGCAAGTACTCCACCACGCTCTTCACGCAGCGAGCTCGTAAGATACTCCAGAGTCACAATCCCGCCCGGCAACCGATATTCCTGCTCCTCTCCCTGCAG GCGGTGCACACGCCGTTGCAGCCGCCCAAGTCGTACATCTACCCGTACCGCGGCATGGCCGACGTGGCGCGGAGGAAGTTTGCCGCTATGGTGTCGACGGTCGACGAGGCGGTGCGCAATGTCACCTATGCGCTGCGCAAGTCGGGCCTGTACCGCAACAGCGTCATCGTCTACTCCACTGACAATGGGGCCCAGCCCTTCACTGGCGGGAGCAACTGGCCGCTCCGGGGACGAAAG GGGACGTACTGGGAGGGAGGCATCCGCGGCGTAGGGTTTGTGCACAGCCCATTGCTGCGGCGACGGAGGCGTGTGTCCAACGCTCTCCTGCACATCACCGACTGGTTCCCCACCCTGCTGGCCCTTGCCGGAGGAAACGTCAGCGAG AGCCAAGGCCTGGACGGGTTTGACGCCTGGGCCGCCATCAGCGAAGGCAAAGAGTCTCCTCGCCAAGAGATCCTACACAACATCGACCCGCTGCACAAGGCCCCCGCGCTGCACGGAGACGCAG ACGCTCTCTTAGAAGGGTTCCATAAGCCCAACAAGAGaaagaagcaaaataaaaagaagaaacTTCTCAAGCAGCGCCCCAAACAAAAGTCTGCATTCAGATCATCAAAGTCTAAAGGCACAAAGAAGTTATATtctgaggtcaaaggtcacccaGACTGCTTCATCGTTCGAGCGACCCGCATGAAGGAAAACACATCAAAGCCCAAGTCTAGAAGGATGGCCTGTCCGGAACACAACCTATCATGGACCGAAAGCAAGGTCCGGTCTCGCCTCAAGGCCAAACGCTCTTCTCAGCCGACACCACACGCTTCACCCGAGTACGCGATCCCGCCCGACGGGACTAACGAGTCACCCGCGTGGGACACGTCGGTCCAGGCGGCCATCAGGGTCGGAGACTGGAAACTGCTCACCGGAGACCCCGGACACGGAGAGTGGGTCCCGCCGCAG GTCTTACCAACGCTGGCAGGTCGTTGGTGGAACCTAGAACGAGCATCTCCGTCGCACCGGAGCCAAAACAGCAGCGAGGGAGTTAAAAGCGTTTGGCTGTTCAACATTAGCGCCGACCCGTACGAGCGCCATGACCTTTCCCACCAGCGCCCTGAGGTGGTGCGCTACTTGCTGACCCGCCTCGTCCACTACAACCGCACTGCCGTGCCCGTCCACTTTCCGCCCGACGACCCGCGCGCCCACCCCGACCGGCACGACGATGCCTGGGTACCTTGGATTGACCGGGACCAAGACCAGGACCAAGGTAAGATGTACCACCAGAAGGTCTGGCAGAAGATCAGAAAGAAGAAACAGAACAAATGCCGACTGTGCAAGCTCAAGGCCTTCTTTCTGAAACTCAACACGGGAATCATGTCCAGTCGCATATGA